In Chaetodon trifascialis isolate fChaTrf1 chromosome 2, fChaTrf1.hap1, whole genome shotgun sequence, one DNA window encodes the following:
- the misp3 gene encoding titin gives MSHNFLLQDKKAPRAEPEEDIDMPEPGAQVETLAESQTLSRTETAHATKSENQESTRISLCTPGETQEMVTELEQAAQLSETLQTQEESEEYVDQCGDTVPPPPPLSALSPKECFQKDGFSSLEGEVAEWISDAETISDPTEDLMSPDSQNSQDWPQTSPLAEPFDREVDSTPEEMTGDKMITEENFLSDGNNSEPENNMSAARMNSNHHSPSDTNNSDDVLTVCSPPFADESEEEEEVSAGIMSCQQQCSTPDIRSEPFQPTYSADTSVSTEQTATLPAVPSAKQQKELLAQSQRELAPRGANQEAAQQVLGQGSPPLSPVAMELSNQGGAASQGSACVVAVRERHSTVGERTQGESKQTGGEEGHREGGCEWNKVVGQQQGRGLLKFSKTVQTQELKTEKYIFVSSKHTRMESDSCDDSQSDSGVSADFSPCSTSEGNATISTGTAAAVHQETPIEREIRRAMEREHSLRRSRGLPNPPASPQYVEIPLRKSVLYQPTANSERCQYKDRQFAGKKMQNEIHEEVRREQDLVKLGKVPGFYDRGTARQLKEKKQLFEAFQKPNDSTLIVSTRSKATSWSSGSDSSTIKNQEISSQVSTIAGSFVERSPPQSPNSAKEGSFIFLTPRGPGVSEGTGCEVITLENHLSVPTQKLFHPKPEAEPISEVDSSSPNISSSTTGRHDGIKGREQEHEEEEEEEEEEEEEEEEEEEEEEVTPKENPFFKLRSSSNLLKVEQDIREAQEREKEHHKQRISLYGGTEGAKGVGRQGGGGGRPASIEGKGPTLSSSSLNGLVVPDLPGSSSRGVTGPPAARQSIGKFGMWPPAQAEEEVNWPKVLHSPRTSRQKSPLVQRWESGLVNGHNAEDD, from the coding sequence ATGAGCCACAACTTCCTTCTGCAAGACAAAAAGGCTCCGAGGGCAGAGCCTGAAGAGGACATAGACATGCCAGAGCCTGGAGCTCAAGTCGAAACTCTGGCAGAGAGCCAAACACTTTCAAGAACTGAAACAGCTCATGCAACCAAATCGGAAAATCAGGAATCAACAAGAATTAGTCTGTGCACCCCCGGGGAGACACAAGAGATGGTGACAGAATTAGAACAAGCTGCCCAGCTCTCAGAAACATTACAGACTCAAGAGGAATCTGAAGAGTACGTAGATCAATGTGGGGATActgtcccccctcctcctcccctcagtGCTTTGTCGCCTAAAGAATGCTTTCAGAAAGATGGCTTTTCCAGCCTAGAGGGGGAGGTGGCTGAGTGGATCAGTGATGCCGAGACAATCTCAGACCCAACAGAAGACCTGATGTCTCCTGATAGCCAGAATAGTCAAGACTGGCCGCAGACATCTCCTCTCGCTGAGCCATTCGATAGAGAGGTAGATTCAACACCTGAGGAGATGACAGGAGATAAAATGATAACAGAGGAGAACTTCTTATCAGATGGTAACAACAGTGAACCTGAAAACAATATGTCAGCTGCTCGAATGAATTCAAATCATCATTCTCCCTCTGACACAAACAACTCAGATGATGTACTTACAGTGTGCTCCCCTCCATTTGCTGATgaaagtgaggaagaagaggaagtgagtgCTGGTATTATGTCTTGTCAACAGCAATGCTCTACACCAGATATCAGAAGCGAGCCTTTCCAACCCACATATTCTGCCGATACCTCTGTTTCCACTGAACAAACCGCAACTCTGCCTGCAGTTCCCTCAGCCAAACAGCAGAAGGAGCTGTTGGCCCAGAGCCAACGTGAACTTGCCCCCAGGGGAGCAAACCAGGAAGCTGCACAACAGGTGCTCGGCCAGGGCTCTCCGCCTTTGTCGCCCGTTGCCATGGAGCTGTCCAATCAGGGCGGGGCAGCTTCTCAAGGTTCTGCTTGTGTTGTAGCTGTGAGAGAAAGGCACAGTACAGTGGGGGAAAGGACACAGGGAGAGAGTAAGCAAACAGGTGGAGAGGAAGGGCACAGAGAAGGTGGATGTGAATGGAACAAGGTGGTTGGGCAGCAACAAGGCAGAGGACTGTTAAAATTTTCCAAAACAGTCCAAACACAAGAACttaagacagaaaaatacatatttgtgTCTTCTAAACACACCAGGATGGAGAGCGACTCGTGTGACGACAGCCAGAGTGACAGTGGAGTTTCAGCTGACTTCTCCCCATGCAGCACTTCGGAGGGCAACGCCACCATCTCTACAGGCACCGCAGCAGCTGTACACCAAGAGACTCCCATTGAGAGGGAGATCCGACGGGCCATGGAGCGTGAACACAGCCTGAGAAGGTCCAGAGGGCTTCCGAATCCACCTGCTTCACCACAGTATGTAGAGATCCCTTTAAGGAAAAGTGTTCTTTACCAGCCAACTGCCAATTCTGAGAGGTGTCAATACAAAGACAGGCAGTTTGCAGGCAAAAAGATGCAGAATGAGATCCACGAGGAGGTCCGGAGGGAACAGGATCTGGTCAAGCTTGGGAAAGTTCCAGGGTTCTATGACAGAGGCACAGCACGCCAACTCAAAGAGAAGAAGCAGCTTTTTGAGGCCTTTCAGAAACCCAATGACTCAACTTTGATTGTGTCAACCAGGAGTAAGGCCACGTCCTGGTCTTCAGGTAGTGACAGTTCAACCATAAAGAACCAGGAGATCTCATCACAGGTATCCACCATAGCAGGCTCATTTGTAGAGAGGAGTCCCCCACAGAGCCCAAACTCAGCGAAAGAAGGGAGCTTCATTTTTCTGACTCCCCGAGGACCAGGTGTCTCTGAGGGAACAGGCTGTGAGGTCATCACCCTTGAGAATCACTTGAGTGTCCCGACACAAAAGCTCTTCCACCCCAAACCAGAGGCCGAGCCCATCTCTGAGGTCGACTCCAGCAGCCCTAACATCTCATCATCCACTACAGGCAGGCATGATGGGATTAAAGGGAGAGAGCAGGAAcacgaagaggaagaggaagaggaagaggaagaggaagaggaagaggaagaggaagaggaagaggaagaggtgacTCCTAAGGAGAACCCCTTCTTCAAGCTGCGCTCCTCATCAAATTTGCTTAAAGTGGAGCAGGACATCCGGGAGGCtcaagagagggaaaaggagcaTCACAAGCAGAGGATCAGTCTGTATGGGGGCACAGAGGGTGCAAAAGGAGTGgggagacaaggaggaggaggagggaggccagCCAGCATAGAAGGAAAGGGTCCCACgttgtcttcttcttcactgaatGGACTGGTTGTTCCTGACTTACCTGGCTCATCATCCAGGGGAGTAACTGGACCCCCAGCAG
- the LOC139347298 gene encoding uncharacterized protein: MTHRDMSAVYVIALLCLVAASRSSPLVCEKLVHPLDQMDPHRLEGRWALVAGSLSHLPSMEALRLRDSITMYFSNSSETSNFSYTQINRFGDQCQHLPYNISVDGSTFTFDVGNRFELAGAFLSTSCPDCVVMRWVVKSKRRQSVDVYLLSRRREVEQREMEEFRAQLKCYQLPAPVVMDPTKELCPEQPQSQPTAAAAQIEETTEGQKS; the protein is encoded by the coding sequence atgacacacagagacatgtctGCTGTGTATGTCATTGCTCTCCTCTGCTTGGTGGCTGCGAGCCGTTCGTCTCCTCTGGTCTGTGAGAAATTGGTCCACCCTTTGGATCAGATGGATCCTCATCGTTTAGAGGGCAGATGGGCTTTAGTTGCAGGCAGTCTGAGCCACCTGCCGTCCATGGAGGCCCTGAGACTAAGAGACAGCATCACTATGTACTTCTCCAACTCTAGTGAAACTTCCAACTTCTCTTATACCCAAATCAACCGCTTTGGTGACCAATGCCAGCACCTGCCCTACAACATCTCAGTGGACGGCAGCACCTTCACGTTTGACGTGGGAAATCGCTTTGAACTCGCCGGGGCTTTCCTCTCCACGTCCTGTCCAGACTGCGTGGTGATGCGGTGGGTTGTGAAGTCAAAGAGGAGGCAGTCTGTGGACGTGTACCTtctgagcaggaggagggaggtggagcagagggagatggaggagttcAGGGCTCAGCTGAAGTGTTATCAGCTGCCTGCACCTGTTGTGATGGATCCTACTAAGGAGCTTTGTCCAGAACAGCCCCAGAGCCAACCAACAGCAGCGGCGGCTCAGATTGAGGAGACAACAGAGGGACAAAAGTCATGA
- the LOC139337143 gene encoding uncharacterized protein, with product MFAVCAVALLCCMSASHSAPLACEDSVRPLDQLDRRRLEGRWALVAGSLSDPAQFEFFKRRNSSSINFSSTSATSNVFYTPSVSAGGKCHFKTYNVSLEGSVLTFDALDQINLTLTFLHSSCQDCVLIRFDNESKKPVRLLLFSRRREVEQKEMEEFNAQVQCLNMPPPAVMDPTKELCPEETTSDPAAQTEEKTEGQKA from the coding sequence atgtttgctgtgtgtgcagtcgctctcctctgctgcatgtctgcGAGCCATTCAGCTCCTCTGGCCTGTGAAGACTCAGTCCGACCTTTGGATCAACTCGATCGTCGTCGTCTAGAGGGAAGATGGGCTTTGGTTGCGGGCAGTCTGAGCGATCCTGCACAATTTGAGTTCTTCAAGCGTAGAAACAGCTCCAGCATTAACTTCTCCAGTACTAGTGCGACCTCCAACGTTTTCTACACACCCAGCGTCAGTGCGGGTGGAAAGTGCCACTTTAAAACCTACAATGTCTCACTGGAAGGCAGCGTTCTCACATTTGATGCGTTGGATCAGATAAACCTCACTCTGACTTTCCTCCATTCGTCCTGTCAAGATTGCGTGCTGATCCGGTTTGACAACGAATCAAAGAAACCTGTGCGTTTGCTCCTgttcagcaggaggagggaggtggagcagaaggagatggaggagttcAACGCTCAGGTGCAGTGTCTGAACATGCCTCCACCTGCCGTCATGGATCCCACCAAGGAGCTTTGTCCAGAAGAGACCACCAGCGATCCAGCAGCTcaaactgaagagaaaacagagggacaAAAAGCTTGA
- the LOC139338116 gene encoding protein AMBP-like, whose amino-acid sequence MFVIACAIALLCCLAVSHSAPLTCEDLVRPLDQLDPRHLGGKWALVAGSLSHLPYLERFKQRDSASINVASNSSDTHISYTRSLRLDNKCKYSSYNITLEGSNFTYDGTDKSNLSASFVHTSCRDCMLMHMTVESGKRHHLYLFSRRRQLEQKEMEEFSAQVECLNLLPPVVMDPTKELCPEETAGDPAAQTEGET is encoded by the coding sequence ATGTTTGTTATTGCATGTGCCAtcgctctcctctgctgcctggctGTGAGCCATTCAGCTCCCCTGACCTGTGAAGACTTGGTCCGGCCTTTGGATCAACTGGATCCTCGTCATCTGGGGGGAAAATGGGCTTTAGTTGCAGGAAGTCTGAGCCATCTGCCGTACCTGGAGCGATTCAAACAAAGAGACAGCGCTTCTATAAACGTCGCCAGCAACAGCAGTGACACTCACATTTCCTACACTCGCAGCCTTCGCTTAGATAACAAGTGCAAGTATAGTTCTTACAACATCACCCTGGAAGGCAGCAACTTCACCTATGATGGGACGGATAAGAGCAACTTGAGCGCAAGCTTTGTCCATACATCCTGTCGCGACTGTATGCTGATGCATATGACTGTAGAGTCAGGGAAGAGGCACCATTTGTACCTGTTCAGCAGGAGGAGACAGCTGGAgcagaaggagatggaggagttcAGTGCTCAGGTGGAGTGCCTGAACCTGCTTCCACCCGTTGTAATGGACCCTACCAAGGAGCTTTGTCCAGAAGAGACAGCTGGTGATCCAGCAGCTCAAACTGAAGGGGAAACTTAG